A window of the Bos indicus x Bos taurus breed Angus x Brahman F1 hybrid chromosome X, Bos_hybrid_MaternalHap_v2.0, whole genome shotgun sequence genome harbors these coding sequences:
- the PPP1R2C gene encoding protein phosphatase inhibitor 2 family member C, translated as MSASTSSRRPIKGILKNKGSTASSVAGSAQQSGGPLQEVHRKKSQKWDESNILATYRPEYRDYDFMKMNEPSTPQFGPQNLGERSAESEATALDSLTKRLAATHTSDSSYSVRDPELDGAHSSKIYLDRQEKRRQFEMKRKLHYSEGKNIKLARQLISRDLLHDYEDDNNEESSHVISHDKTTTQEEAEQGATSDEGLQTQTCCYLGDDEDDK; from the coding sequence ATGTCAGCCTCCACCTCCTCTCGCCGGCCCATCAAGGGAATCCTGAAAAACAAAGGTTCCACCGCTTCCTCAGTAGCAGGCTCGGCCCAGCAGTCCGGTGGACCACTCCAGGAGGTCCATAGAAAGAAATCCCAAAAGTGGGACGAGTCGAACATCTTGGCGACCTACCGTCCAGAGTACAGAGACTACGATTTCATGAAGATGAATGAGCCCAGCACTCCCCAGTTCGGTCCGCAGAATCTTGGGGAAAGAAGTGCAGAGAGTGAAGCCACGGCCCTCGACAGCTTAACCAAGAGATTGGCCGCCACCCACACCTCCGATTCCAGCTATTCAGTGCGTGACCCCGAACTGGATGGAGCGCACAGCAGCAAAATCTACCTTGACAGGCAAGAGAAACGTCGGCAgtttgaaatgaaaaggaaacttcACTACAGCGAAGGAAAGAACATCAAACTCGCCCGACAACTGATTTCCAGAGATCTACTGCATGACTACGAGGATGATAATAACGAAGAAAGTTCGCATGTCATCAGCCACGACAAGACTACCACCCAGGAAGAAGCAGAGCAAGGCGCCACCAGCGACGAAGGCCTGCAGACACAGACCTGCTGCTACCTCGGTGATGACGAAGACGACAAGTAG